One window of Alkaliphilus metalliredigens QYMF genomic DNA carries:
- a CDS encoding carbamoyl phosphate synthase small subunit: MKAYLLLEDGTIFEGSAFGSHEEKIGEVVFNTSMTGYQEIFTDYSYAGQTLVMTYPMIGNYGINKEDVESAKPMIRGLVVREFCKGPSNWKSEMTIEDYLIKNNIMGIEGIDTRMLVKHLRDHGTMKGIITKSLDDKMELIAKLKGEAALAKSFTAQVSTPKPYVIPGKGPKIALMDFGVKLNIIRILQSYGCEITILPYDTSADTILKMNVDGIFLSNGPGDPQSLQVAVKNIKKLMQCKPIFGICMGHQLLALASGAQTYKLKYGHRGANHPVKDLMTNKVYMTSQNHGYSVDEETIDEQQFTVTHKNLNDGTVEGLRHKYLPVFSVQYHPEAAPGPQESRYLFDQFLNLMCSEREAV; this comes from the coding sequence ATGAAGGCATATTTATTACTTGAGGATGGAACGATATTTGAAGGCAGTGCCTTTGGCAGCCATGAAGAAAAAATAGGAGAGGTTGTTTTCAACACCTCCATGACTGGATATCAGGAAATATTTACGGATTATTCATATGCTGGTCAGACTCTTGTGATGACCTATCCCATGATTGGAAATTATGGGATTAACAAAGAGGATGTGGAGTCTGCAAAGCCAATGATCAGAGGATTGGTCGTCAGGGAGTTTTGTAAGGGACCTAGCAACTGGAAGAGCGAAATGACCATAGAGGATTATTTGATCAAAAATAACATCATGGGGATTGAGGGAATTGATACCCGTATGCTTGTGAAGCATCTACGAGATCATGGTACCATGAAGGGGATTATCACCAAGTCATTAGATGACAAAATGGAGCTCATTGCTAAGCTTAAAGGAGAGGCAGCATTAGCTAAAAGCTTCACTGCCCAGGTTTCCACTCCAAAACCCTATGTGATTCCAGGAAAAGGACCCAAGATTGCACTGATGGACTTTGGTGTGAAGCTCAACATTATTAGAATTTTGCAGTCCTATGGTTGTGAAATTACGATACTACCCTATGATACTTCCGCAGACACAATACTAAAGATGAATGTGGATGGGATCTTTTTATCTAATGGACCTGGTGACCCCCAAAGTCTTCAGGTTGCAGTGAAAAACATCAAAAAATTAATGCAATGCAAACCAATTTTCGGGATTTGCATGGGACATCAATTGTTGGCACTGGCCTCTGGGGCACAGACCTATAAATTAAAATATGGTCATCGAGGGGCGAATCACCCGGTGAAGGATTTGATGACAAACAAAGTATATATGACATCTCAAAACCATGGATATAGTGTGGATGAAGAGACCATAGACGAACAACAATTTACTGTGACTCATAAAAACCTGAATGACGGGACGGTTGAGGGTCTGAGACATAAATATTTACCTGTTTTTAGTGTTCAGTATCATCCAGAAGCAGCACCGGGACCCCAGGAATCGAGATATTTATTTGATCAATTTTTAAATTTAATGTGTTCAGAACGAGAAGCAGTGTAA
- the argJ gene encoding bifunctional glutamate N-acetyltransferase/amino-acid acetyltransferase ArgJ yields the protein MKNFDIYEGNVTSPKGFQASGVHVGIKKKRKDIALIVSDVLAEAAAVFTTNKACAAPVKVSQENIKDGKIQGFVINSGNANACTGDQGMKDASQMVDTTAEALGIAKENIIVASTGIIGVVMPMNLIVKGIKMAATALNYDGGLDAGEGIMTTDTTVKQLAVSLKIDDQIITIGGIAKGSGMIHPNMATMLSFVTTDAKVEGAFLQKLLKEVVDDTYNMITVDGDTSTNDMVAVMANGLAENNEINENHPEVEKFIEAFKYLNEYLAKSIVADGEGATKFIEVEVVNSQTKDDAKLAVKSVLSSSLVKTAFFGEDGNWGRIVCSVGYSGANLEMEKVDVFLSSPEIQYQIVENGQGTNVEGELLAKFLKRKEVKVLIDLKIGTEKAKGWGCDLSYEYVKINGAYRT from the coding sequence ATGAAAAATTTTGATATATATGAAGGTAATGTGACATCGCCAAAGGGATTTCAAGCCAGCGGGGTACATGTGGGAATTAAGAAAAAAAGAAAAGATATTGCTTTAATTGTCAGTGATGTCTTAGCTGAAGCAGCAGCTGTATTTACTACTAACAAAGCATGTGCGGCTCCTGTTAAGGTCTCCCAGGAAAATATAAAGGATGGTAAAATTCAAGGATTTGTGATTAATAGTGGCAATGCTAATGCCTGTACTGGGGATCAAGGAATGAAGGATGCATCTCAAATGGTAGACACAACAGCAGAAGCTTTGGGCATAGCAAAGGAAAATATCATTGTTGCATCAACCGGCATTATTGGCGTTGTAATGCCAATGAATCTGATCGTAAAAGGAATCAAAATGGCTGCCACAGCATTAAATTACGATGGGGGACTAGATGCAGGTGAAGGCATTATGACCACGGACACAACTGTGAAACAGCTTGCTGTTAGTTTGAAGATAGATGACCAGATAATCACAATAGGGGGAATTGCAAAGGGATCTGGCATGATTCATCCAAACATGGCAACCATGCTATCCTTTGTCACAACCGATGCTAAGGTAGAAGGAGCCTTTTTACAAAAGCTCCTGAAAGAGGTAGTGGATGATACTTATAATATGATTACCGTAGATGGCGACACCAGTACCAATGACATGGTGGCGGTGATGGCCAATGGTCTTGCGGAGAATAATGAGATTAATGAAAATCATCCAGAAGTGGAAAAGTTTATTGAAGCCTTTAAATATCTTAACGAATACTTAGCAAAATCTATTGTTGCCGATGGAGAAGGGGCTACGAAATTTATAGAAGTAGAAGTTGTGAATAGTCAAACAAAGGATGATGCGAAGTTAGCAGTGAAAAGCGTCTTAAGCTCTAGTCTGGTGAAGACGGCATTTTTTGGAGAAGATGGGAACTGGGGAAGAATTGTCTGTAGCGTCGGGTATTCAGGTGCAAATTTAGAAATGGAAAAGGTAGATGTATTTCTTTCAAGTCCAGAGATTCAATATCAAATTGTTGAAAATGGCCAGGGAACAAATGTTGAAGGAGAATTACTAGCTAAATTTTTAAAACGAAAGGAAGTCAAGGTTTTAATCGATCTTAAAATAGGAACTGAAAAAGCCAAGGGATGGGGCTGTGACCTATCCTATGAATATGTCAAGATCAATGGCGCTTATCGAACATAG
- a CDS encoding acetylornithine transaminase yields the protein MEIQKIINNGNQYLMSTYGRTPIAFLDGKGSTLTDTEGNEYLDMVAGLAVNSLGHSHPAVVEAIKNQAEKLLHTSNLYWIEGQVALAQKLVQNSFGDKVFFCNSGAEANEAAIKLARKYAYKKYGSHKNEIIAMTGSFHGRTLGTLSITNNPKYQEGYGPLPEGFKFSEFNNLEALKGVITENTCGIIIEPIQGEGGVTPVEATFLKAVKEICVKNDILLIFDEIQCGLGRTGKLFAYENYEIEPDIMTLAKALAGGVPIGAVIATDEVAKAWCPGDHGTTFGGNPLVCAVGLAVIDTILQEKLSDQAKQIGMYFAEKLQGFVNQYSWVKKVKGMGLILGLELEIEGTPIVAEAFKQGVLINCTAGKILRFLPPLIITEKEVDQTINTLAKIFKEMEGV from the coding sequence ATGGAAATTCAAAAAATAATAAACAATGGAAATCAATATTTAATGAGCACCTATGGGAGAACGCCTATAGCCTTCCTGGACGGTAAAGGAAGTACTTTGACTGATACAGAGGGAAACGAGTATTTAGATATGGTAGCAGGCTTGGCGGTTAATAGTTTAGGACACAGCCACCCGGCTGTGGTAGAGGCCATTAAAAATCAAGCTGAAAAATTATTGCATACCTCTAATTTATACTGGATAGAGGGCCAGGTAGCTCTTGCCCAGAAGTTAGTCCAAAATTCATTTGGAGATAAGGTTTTCTTTTGTAATAGTGGTGCTGAAGCCAATGAGGCCGCCATCAAACTGGCTAGAAAATATGCCTATAAAAAATATGGTAGTCATAAAAATGAAATTATTGCCATGACAGGATCCTTTCATGGAAGAACATTAGGGACATTAAGTATAACCAATAATCCAAAATACCAGGAGGGGTACGGACCCCTACCTGAGGGTTTCAAATTCAGTGAGTTTAATAACCTAGAGGCATTAAAAGGAGTCATTACAGAAAACACCTGTGGCATTATTATTGAACCCATTCAGGGTGAAGGCGGTGTCACGCCTGTGGAAGCCACGTTCTTAAAGGCTGTGAAGGAAATTTGTGTTAAAAATGATATTTTGCTTATCTTTGATGAGATACAATGCGGTTTAGGGAGAACGGGAAAATTATTTGCATATGAGAACTATGAAATTGAACCAGACATCATGACACTGGCCAAGGCATTAGCCGGTGGGGTTCCAATAGGTGCAGTCATTGCCACGGATGAAGTCGCAAAGGCATGGTGTCCTGGAGACCACGGCACCACATTTGGAGGAAATCCTTTAGTCTGTGCAGTAGGATTAGCAGTTATTGATACAATTTTACAGGAAAAACTTTCTGATCAAGCAAAACAAATAGGAATGTATTTTGCAGAAAAACTTCAGGGTTTTGTCAATCAGTATTCCTGGGTGAAAAAAGTAAAGGGAATGGGGCTCATCCTAGGATTAGAGCTAGAAATAGAAGGAACTCCCATTGTGGCAGAAGCCTTTAAGCAAGGAGTCCTTATTAACTGTACCGCAGGAAAGATATTGAGATTTCTCCCACCTTTGATTATTACAGAAAAAGAGGTTGACCAGACCATTAACACATTAGCTAAGATATTTAAGGAGATGGAGGGAGTATAA
- the argB gene encoding acetylglutamate kinase produces the protein MNLSPNQKADVLIESLPYIKKFYNEIVVIKYGGSAMVNDELKESIIKDIVLMKYVGMHPVVVHGGGPEITNMLKVFDKESKFVDGLRVTDQATMEITEMVLLGKVCQEIVTRINQNGVRSIGICGKDGSMIKTVPKDPELGLVGGITSIDTDLIKTIIEKGYIPVISPIGCGPAGESHNINADEVAGKLAAALGAKKLMLITDVAGVLRDQHDEASLISDIKTNEIEEYIETGVIKGGMIPKISCCFDAVANGVERAHIIDGRKSHSMLLEIFTDQGVGTMITHGGDQNGNSKNNKQWKSIFNEHLWENAYSLPGR, from the coding sequence ATGAATTTATCACCAAATCAAAAGGCAGATGTATTAATTGAAAGTCTCCCTTATATAAAAAAATTCTACAATGAGATTGTTGTGATCAAATATGGTGGCAGTGCAATGGTGAATGATGAGCTAAAGGAAAGCATTATTAAGGATATCGTGCTAATGAAATACGTAGGGATGCATCCTGTGGTCGTTCATGGTGGTGGACCTGAAATTACAAACATGCTGAAAGTATTTGATAAAGAAAGTAAATTTGTGGATGGACTTCGTGTCACTGACCAAGCCACAATGGAGATAACGGAAATGGTGTTGTTAGGAAAGGTTTGTCAAGAAATTGTGACACGGATCAATCAAAATGGCGTTCGGTCTATTGGGATCTGTGGCAAGGATGGAAGCATGATCAAAACTGTCCCAAAGGACCCTGAGCTGGGATTGGTTGGGGGAATCACAAGTATTGATACGGACTTAATCAAAACAATTATCGAAAAAGGTTACATTCCAGTCATTTCACCAATTGGGTGTGGCCCGGCAGGTGAAAGTCATAATATTAATGCCGATGAAGTGGCAGGAAAGCTAGCGGCTGCCCTAGGGGCAAAAAAGCTGATGTTAATTACCGATGTAGCGGGTGTGCTTCGAGATCAACATGATGAAGCATCATTGATTTCTGATATTAAAACCAATGAAATAGAAGAATATATTGAGACCGGTGTGATCAAAGGAGGAATGATTCCAAAGATCAGTTGCTGCTTTGATGCTGTGGCAAATGGTGTAGAAAGAGCACATATCATTGATGGAAGAAAGTCTCATTCAATGCTATTAGAGATATTTACTGACCAAGGTGTCGGAACAATGATTACACATGGAGGAGATCAAAATGGAAATTCAAAAAATAATAAACAATGGAAATCAATATTTAATGAGCACCTATGGGAGAACGCCTATAGCCTTCCTGGACGGTAA
- a CDS encoding ANTAR domain-containing response regulator produces MSDSRILVVDSGETSRKQISNLLSKRGYKIFQATDGAGAIRIARSIFPDLVLIDTNLWGMHAYEVASIIEAGRLSTVIFMTNRVDEVLYNKLKEMNLYTYIIKPIQPEQLYRVIEFAIINANKMNSLTKKIQKLEDALEGRKKVDRAKGILMEKLGIMENESYQLLRKQSMDQCISIHQMAEQIINQYCK; encoded by the coding sequence ATGAGTGACAGTCGGATCTTAGTTGTAGATAGTGGTGAAACTTCTAGGAAGCAAATTTCCAATTTACTAAGTAAGCGGGGGTACAAAATATTCCAAGCAACTGATGGCGCCGGAGCCATCCGGATCGCTAGAAGTATTTTTCCTGATTTGGTCCTGATAGACACAAATTTGTGGGGAATGCATGCCTATGAAGTGGCTAGTATAATCGAAGCGGGTAGACTGTCCACAGTCATATTTATGACAAATCGTGTTGATGAGGTCCTTTATAATAAGTTGAAGGAAATGAATTTATATACCTATATTATCAAGCCAATTCAGCCTGAACAATTATATCGCGTAATCGAATTTGCCATTATAAACGCCAATAAGATGAATTCCTTAACAAAGAAAATACAAAAACTAGAAGATGCTTTAGAAGGGAGAAAGAAGGTTGATCGAGCAAAGGGAATTTTAATGGAGAAGCTAGGCATTATGGAAAATGAATCCTATCAGTTATTGAGAAAGCAAAGTATGGACCAATGTATATCAATTCATCAGATGGCTGAACAAATTATCAATCAGTATTGCAAATAA
- the argC gene encoding N-acetyl-gamma-glutamyl-phosphate reductase yields MIKAGILGSTGYAGAELVRLLTGHPEVEIQFLDSRSYHGKAYEEVYPSLKNIVKGKCASIDLENDFEGIDILFCALPHGLSQEAVKRMMAKGKRVIDLSADFRITDPKVYEAWYDVRHQALGELGKAVYGLSEIYPKEIQEAQLVANPGCYPTSIALALYPLLKENVISTESIIIDAKSGVSGAGRNLNDGTLFSQCNENIKAYSIGTHRHIPEIEQELSLAAGKEMIIQFTPHLVPMNRGILSTIYTTNIKNVKENDIEAIYAHYYEEKRFVRLLKEGKLPQTKAVSGSNYCDIGFKVDPRTNGLIVVSAIDNLVKGAAGQAVQNMNMMLGLKEYIGLEQMPIWP; encoded by the coding sequence ATGATTAAAGCGGGTATTTTAGGATCAACAGGATATGCTGGGGCAGAGTTAGTCAGGCTGCTGACGGGACATCCGGAGGTGGAAATTCAGTTCCTTGATTCCAGGAGCTACCATGGAAAAGCCTATGAAGAGGTTTATCCAAGCCTGAAAAACATCGTGAAGGGGAAATGTGCTTCAATTGACCTGGAAAATGATTTTGAGGGTATTGATATTTTATTTTGTGCTTTGCCCCATGGGTTAAGTCAAGAAGCGGTCAAACGCATGATGGCAAAGGGGAAAAGAGTCATCGACTTATCGGCAGACTTTAGAATAACGGATCCCAAGGTATATGAAGCCTGGTATGACGTCAGGCATCAGGCTCTGGGGGAATTAGGAAAGGCTGTCTATGGACTGAGTGAAATTTATCCTAAAGAGATTCAAGAAGCACAGCTAGTGGCCAATCCCGGGTGCTATCCAACCAGTATCGCACTGGCGTTATATCCTTTGTTAAAGGAAAATGTTATTTCTACAGAGTCCATCATTATTGATGCAAAGTCGGGTGTATCTGGTGCTGGTAGGAATTTAAACGATGGAACATTATTTTCTCAATGTAATGAGAATATCAAGGCCTATAGCATCGGGACACATAGGCACATACCGGAAATAGAGCAGGAGCTGAGTTTAGCAGCAGGAAAAGAGATGATAATTCAATTCACGCCCCATTTAGTGCCAATGAACAGGGGAATATTGAGTACCATATATACGACCAATATAAAAAATGTAAAAGAAAACGACATAGAAGCGATATATGCACATTATTACGAAGAAAAAAGATTTGTCAGGCTTTTAAAAGAAGGTAAATTACCTCAAACTAAAGCTGTCAGTGGGTCAAATTATTGTGATATTGGTTTTAAAGTAGACCCACGTACCAATGGATTAATTGTAGTCAGTGCCATTGATAACCTTGTAAAGGGAGCCGCGGGTCAGGCGGTACAAAATATGAATATGATGCTTGGCCTGAAAGAATATATAGGACTAGAGCAAATGCCAATTTGGCCGTAA
- the carB gene encoding carbamoyl-phosphate synthase large subunit, which yields MPKHKHIKKVLVIGSGPIIIGQAAEFDYAGTQACKSLREEGVEVVLVNSNPATIMTDENIADHVYIEPLNTRAIELIIKAERPQGILPTLGGQTGLNLAVALYEEGILQKYGVELLGTSVDTVKRAEDRQLFKETMEKLGHTVPKSAIVAKVEEAMAFGEEVGYPLIVRPAYTLGGTGGGIALNQEELRGIVVRGLRLSMINQVLIEQSVANWKEIEYEVMRDRNDNCITICNMENFDPVGIHTGDSIVVAPSQTLRDEEYQMLRSASIDIIRELKVEGGCNIQFALHPESLDYVVIEVNPRVSRSSALASKATGYAIAKVAAKIAIGLTLDEIKNPVTGKTTACFEPALDYVAVKIPRWPFDKFTTGDRKLGTQMKATGEVMAMERTFGAALLKAIRSLDGKVYQMFLDGIADLDESVFKERLSYPNDQRLFAIFEALRNGYSVEDVHKITAIDLWFLRRMKDIILLEIKLKQRGFNLETIKECKKAGFSDAHIGKVLGHPEKILRKYRDDHEIKPVYKLVDTCAGEFESTTPYFYSTYEQECEVNKEKKRKAIILGSGPIRIGQGIEFDYCCVHGAWSLKEQGIETIIINNNPETVSTDFDTSDKLYFEPLTPEDVINIAKMEDVEGVVVQYGGQTAINLTKPLHEAGIKILGTPPSGIDLAEDREKFSKLLVELNIPQSKGVMVSDIKEVEEAAKVLGFPLVVRPSYVIGGQSMEIVRDEEELLYYANHLTDFNKYNAILMDQYILGKEVEVDGISDGKEILIPAIMEHIERAGVHSGDSMSVYPVQSLSEKVVKDIVDYTQKIAMALGVVGLINIQYVVKDEQVMVIEANPRASRTVPIVSKVTRIPMVALATEVMMGKALKDLGYGTGVAAHPPYIVVKAPVFCLEKLGDVDTMLDPEMKSTGEVMGIGLNYQEALLKAFEGAGFHIPSKGRVLFSIADRDKTEAIALARELEEQGFEIIATSSTGKHLVKHGVHIKEVLGSNDEILEAFKSGSVAMVINTPTKGKKIERQGFQIRRQSIDYSISCFTSLDTAYQFLDVIKFAKTYTYQVIKLFEPQAIDKISPKLSNIV from the coding sequence ATGCCGAAACACAAGCACATTAAAAAGGTATTAGTCATCGGATCTGGACCAATCATCATAGGCCAGGCAGCGGAGTTTGATTATGCAGGGACCCAGGCGTGTAAATCTCTGAGAGAAGAAGGGGTAGAGGTTGTCTTGGTCAATAGTAATCCGGCGACCATTATGACTGATGAAAATATAGCGGATCATGTATATATTGAGCCTTTAAATACAAGAGCCATAGAGCTCATTATTAAAGCGGAGAGACCCCAGGGAATTTTACCTACATTGGGTGGACAGACGGGTCTTAACCTAGCGGTAGCCCTCTACGAAGAAGGTATATTGCAAAAATATGGCGTTGAGCTCCTGGGGACTTCTGTAGACACTGTGAAAAGAGCAGAGGATAGACAATTATTCAAGGAGACAATGGAGAAACTAGGGCATACAGTTCCTAAAAGTGCCATAGTGGCAAAGGTAGAGGAAGCCATGGCATTTGGAGAAGAAGTGGGATATCCCCTAATCGTACGTCCTGCATATACATTAGGAGGGACTGGCGGTGGTATCGCATTAAACCAGGAGGAACTTCGCGGAATTGTGGTAAGAGGCCTACGTTTAAGTATGATCAATCAAGTGTTAATTGAACAAAGTGTTGCAAATTGGAAGGAAATCGAATATGAAGTCATGAGAGATCGAAATGATAACTGTATTACTATCTGTAATATGGAAAACTTTGATCCAGTGGGTATTCATACGGGAGACAGCATTGTTGTGGCACCCTCCCAGACCCTAAGAGATGAAGAATATCAAATGCTAAGAAGTGCATCCATTGATATTATTCGAGAACTAAAGGTTGAGGGAGGCTGTAATATCCAGTTTGCCCTGCATCCTGAAAGTTTAGATTATGTTGTCATCGAAGTCAACCCAAGGGTAAGTCGTTCCAGTGCATTGGCTTCAAAGGCTACGGGCTACGCCATTGCTAAGGTAGCGGCTAAAATAGCCATAGGATTAACCCTAGATGAGATCAAAAATCCTGTAACAGGAAAAACAACTGCATGCTTTGAACCCGCCCTAGACTACGTGGCTGTGAAGATTCCTAGATGGCCCTTTGATAAGTTCACCACAGGGGATCGGAAGCTAGGGACACAAATGAAGGCAACGGGAGAAGTCATGGCAATGGAAAGAACATTCGGAGCGGCTCTTTTAAAGGCCATCCGGAGCCTAGATGGAAAAGTATATCAGATGTTCCTTGATGGCATCGCAGATTTAGATGAAAGTGTGTTTAAGGAACGACTTTCATATCCAAATGACCAGAGATTATTTGCAATATTTGAAGCTCTGAGAAATGGATATTCAGTAGAGGACGTTCACAAAATCACCGCCATTGATCTTTGGTTCTTAAGAAGGATGAAAGATATTATCCTGCTAGAGATAAAGCTAAAGCAACGTGGATTCAATCTTGAAACAATCAAAGAATGTAAAAAAGCTGGATTTAGCGATGCGCATATTGGCAAAGTATTAGGGCATCCTGAAAAAATCCTTAGAAAATATAGAGATGATCATGAAATTAAACCAGTTTACAAGCTGGTGGATACCTGTGCAGGAGAATTTGAATCCACCACACCTTACTTTTATTCCACCTACGAACAGGAATGTGAAGTCAATAAGGAAAAGAAGAGAAAGGCAATTATACTGGGGTCAGGTCCCATTCGAATTGGTCAAGGAATTGAGTTTGATTATTGCTGTGTTCATGGGGCATGGTCATTGAAGGAACAAGGGATTGAAACAATTATTATCAATAACAACCCAGAAACCGTCAGTACGGATTTTGATACATCTGATAAACTATATTTTGAGCCACTAACTCCAGAGGATGTCATCAATATTGCTAAAATGGAGGATGTGGAAGGGGTTGTTGTACAATATGGTGGGCAAACTGCCATCAATTTGACTAAGCCACTTCATGAAGCAGGCATTAAGATTTTAGGAACCCCACCATCAGGAATTGACCTAGCGGAGGATCGCGAAAAGTTCAGTAAGCTATTGGTTGAGCTGAATATTCCACAATCCAAGGGGGTTATGGTCAGTGATATCAAAGAGGTAGAAGAAGCTGCAAAGGTTCTTGGGTTCCCATTAGTGGTCAGACCCTCCTATGTAATCGGTGGACAGTCAATGGAAATCGTAAGGGATGAGGAAGAGCTACTTTATTATGCAAATCATTTAACTGACTTTAACAAATACAATGCAATCCTAATGGATCAATATATTTTGGGAAAAGAAGTTGAAGTAGATGGCATTAGCGATGGCAAAGAGATTTTGATCCCTGCTATTATGGAGCATATTGAAAGAGCAGGAGTTCATTCTGGAGACAGTATGAGTGTCTATCCTGTTCAAAGCTTAAGTGAAAAAGTAGTAAAGGATATTGTTGATTACACCCAGAAAATTGCCATGGCCTTAGGAGTAGTTGGATTAATTAACATTCAATATGTGGTCAAGGATGAACAAGTAATGGTGATTGAAGCCAATCCAAGGGCATCACGTACTGTGCCTATTGTTTCTAAAGTGACTCGAATTCCAATGGTGGCTCTTGCAACGGAAGTGATGATGGGGAAAGCCTTAAAGGATCTGGGATATGGGACTGGAGTCGCAGCTCATCCTCCGTATATCGTGGTGAAAGCCCCTGTATTCTGTTTGGAAAAGCTAGGAGATGTCGATACGATGCTAGACCCAGAAATGAAATCCACAGGAGAGGTAATGGGCATCGGTTTAAATTACCAAGAGGCTTTACTAAAAGCCTTTGAGGGAGCAGGTTTTCACATTCCATCAAAGGGAAGGGTGCTGTTTTCCATAGCAGACCGTGATAAGACGGAAGCCATTGCCCTGGCAAGGGAACTAGAGGAACAAGGATTTGAAATCATTGCCACTTCAAGTACTGGCAAACACCTAGTAAAGCATGGGGTGCATATTAAAGAGGTGTTGGGCTCAAATGATGAAATATTAGAAGCCTTTAAGAGTGGATCCGTTGCAATGGTAATTAATACACCAACAAAAGGGAAGAAGATAGAGAGACAGGGTTTTCAAATCAGAAGACAATCCATTGATTATAGCATTTCTTGTTTTACATCATTAGATACTGCCTATCAATTTTTAGATGTCATTAAATTTGCAAAAACATACACATATCAAGTCATCAAGCTTTTTGAACCCCAAGCTATTGACAAGATTTCTCCTAAATTAAGTAATATTGTATAA
- a CDS encoding CAP domain-containing protein: MRNKALLLLTFSLLLTTACGGPQDHLAQDNQPRETNLSAIFHIADVEFARVTADSADVKSGLGRDFDSLATLEKDSEIRVLNQSQDWYIVQLDNNQVGGIETADAMPIVREGADRREDHPTTPNETQQPMYQQQEELPQRQVDEDATQPGEEAPEEAPRLEEKPTLPPNERQQPQTGQQVDPEPQTTGIRALSAEEQQMFDLVNSERERNGLSTLRVDLEITRVARIKSQDMEDQNYFSHNSPTYGSPFDMLESFGVKYLHAGENLAGNASVEQAHTSLMNSAGHRRNILSPDFTHLGIGIVPSDRYGLLFTQVFISKPQ, encoded by the coding sequence ATGCGAAATAAAGCTTTGCTTTTATTAACTTTTTCCCTTCTACTTACCACTGCCTGCGGAGGACCTCAGGACCATTTAGCCCAAGATAATCAGCCTAGAGAGACTAACCTTTCCGCTATTTTTCATATAGCTGATGTTGAATTTGCTCGAGTGACGGCTGATTCAGCAGATGTTAAATCAGGACTAGGAAGAGACTTCGATAGTCTTGCTACTTTAGAAAAAGATAGTGAGATTAGGGTTCTAAATCAATCACAGGACTGGTATATTGTCCAACTAGATAATAATCAAGTGGGTGGAATTGAAACTGCTGATGCAATGCCTATAGTAAGGGAAGGTGCTGATCGTCGTGAGGACCACCCCACTACCCCCAATGAAACACAGCAACCAATGTATCAACAGCAGGAAGAACTTCCCCAGAGACAGGTTGATGAGGATGCGACACAGCCTGGAGAAGAGGCTCCTGAAGAAGCCCCAAGACTGGAAGAGAAACCTACGCTACCACCAAATGAAAGACAACAACCGCAAACAGGACAGCAGGTAGACCCGGAGCCCCAAACCACTGGAATTCGAGCTCTATCTGCGGAAGAACAACAAATGTTCGACCTTGTTAATAGTGAGAGAGAACGAAATGGTCTTTCTACCTTAAGAGTTGACTTAGAAATAACCAGAGTAGCTCGAATTAAATCTCAGGACATGGAAGATCAAAACTATTTCAGTCATAACTCTCCTACCTATGGCAGTCCCTTTGATATGCTGGAAAGCTTTGGTGTGAAATACTTACATGCAGGTGAAAACCTAGCTGGTAACGCTTCAGTGGAACAGGCTCATACTTCATTGATGAATTCTGCAGGACATAGAAGAAACATTCTAAGTCCAGATTTTACCCACCTGGGCATCGGTATCGTTCCTAGTGATCGATATGGTTTACTGTTTACACAGGTATTTATTAGTAAACCTCAATAG